A single Agromyces sp. CF514 DNA region contains:
- a CDS encoding rhamnulokinase family protein → MSTGSGTVAAVDLGATSGRVILGRVDGRAGTLELDHVARFPNGPVRLASGLHWDVTGLYRDLTAGLAEAFRRDRAVSSIGIDSWAVDYGLLRGERLLGEPFHYRDDRNAAAVDGVHAVVPFAELYRRNGLQFLPFNTLYQLAAEQSAADDGVVGGWLGLADSLLLVPDLIAYQLTGRRVAERTNASTTGLVGVRTGEWDDELIEQLGLPASVFAPIVAPGDSLGELRPSVAEQLGAPAGVEVVAVGSHDTASAVAAVPMRAQSAAYISCGTWGLVGVELEHPVTTDAAREANFTNEAGVDGRVRFLHNVMGLWLLSESVRWWERDGTDIDLAELLAAAASVTVPVAVFDVNDARFSPPGDLPSRIAEWCAEHGVPAPQSRAEFARSIIESLAEAFAGAVRQASVLSGVDVDTIHVVGGGALNELLCRRTADRSGLPVLAGPVEATAIGNVLVQARAQGFVGGDLESMRALVARAFAPRRYEPRTR, encoded by the coding sequence ATGAGCACCGGTTCGGGAACCGTCGCGGCCGTCGACCTCGGTGCGACGAGCGGGCGCGTGATCCTCGGACGGGTCGACGGCCGCGCCGGCACGCTCGAGCTCGACCACGTCGCCCGGTTCCCGAACGGGCCGGTGCGGCTCGCCTCCGGACTGCACTGGGACGTCACCGGCCTCTACCGCGACCTCACGGCGGGCCTCGCCGAGGCGTTCCGGCGCGACCGCGCGGTCAGCTCGATCGGCATCGACTCGTGGGCCGTCGACTACGGGCTGCTGCGCGGAGAGCGCCTGCTCGGCGAGCCGTTCCACTACCGCGACGACCGCAACGCCGCCGCGGTCGACGGCGTGCACGCGGTCGTGCCGTTCGCCGAGCTCTACCGTCGCAACGGCCTGCAGTTCCTCCCGTTCAACACCCTGTACCAGTTGGCCGCCGAGCAGTCCGCGGCAGACGACGGCGTCGTCGGCGGCTGGCTCGGGCTCGCCGACTCGCTGCTGCTCGTGCCCGACCTCATCGCGTACCAGCTCACGGGACGCCGCGTCGCCGAGCGGACCAACGCCTCGACGACCGGGCTCGTCGGCGTGCGCACCGGGGAATGGGACGACGAGCTCATCGAGCAGCTCGGCCTGCCGGCTTCGGTCTTCGCCCCGATCGTGGCCCCCGGGGACTCGCTCGGGGAGCTGCGTCCCTCGGTCGCCGAGCAGCTGGGCGCGCCCGCGGGCGTCGAGGTCGTTGCGGTCGGTTCGCACGACACCGCCTCGGCGGTCGCCGCCGTGCCCATGCGCGCCCAGTCGGCGGCGTACATCTCGTGCGGCACGTGGGGGCTCGTGGGCGTCGAGCTCGAGCATCCCGTGACGACGGATGCCGCGCGCGAGGCGAACTTCACGAACGAGGCCGGGGTCGACGGGCGGGTGCGGTTCCTGCACAACGTCATGGGCCTCTGGCTGCTCTCGGAGTCGGTGCGGTGGTGGGAGCGGGACGGCACGGACATCGACCTCGCCGAGCTGCTCGCCGCCGCGGCATCCGTCACCGTGCCGGTCGCCGTCTTCGACGTGAACGACGCGCGCTTCAGCCCGCCAGGCGACCTGCCCAGCCGCATCGCGGAATGGTGCGCCGAGCACGGCGTGCCCGCACCGCAGAGCCGCGCCGAGTTCGCCCGGTCGATCATCGAATCGCTGGCCGAGGCCTTCGCGGGCGCGGTGCGGCAGGCGTCGGTGCTCTCGGGCGTCGACGTCGACACGATCCACGTCGTCGGCGGCGGCGCGCTGAACGAACTGCTCTGCCGGCGCACCGCCGACCGCTCGGGGCTGCCGGTGCTCGCCGGCCCCGTCGAGGCCACCGCGATCGGCAACGTGCTGGTGCAGGCGCGGGCGCAGGGCTTCGTCGGGGGCGACCTGGAATCGATGCGGGCGCTCGTCGCGAGGGCGTTCGCCCCGCGGCGGTACGAGCCCCGCACTCGGTGA
- a CDS encoding bifunctional aldolase/short-chain dehydrogenase, giving the protein MTNPTAADLIARSNRLGADPKNTNYAGGNTSAKGTETDPVTGEPVELMWVKGSGGDLGTLTEPGLAVLRLDRLRALVDVYPGLEREDEMVAAFDYTLHGKGGAAPSIDTAMHGLVDAAHVDHLHPDSGIAIATAADGEELTRKIFCDTVVWVPWRRPGFQLGLDIAAIKAANPQAIGCILGGHGITAWGDTSDEAEANSLRIIDTAAAYIAEHGAAEPFGPVVDGFEPLEPGERRAKAAALAATIRGIASHDRPMVGHFTDAPEVLDFLSRAKSGELAALGTSCPDHFLRTKVKPMLLDLPASASIEESVARLAELHEAYRADYRAYYDAHATPESPAIRGADPLIVLVPGVGMFSYGANKQTARVAGEFYVNAINVMRGAEALSTYSPISDAEKFAIEYWALEEAKLQRMPKPKPHAGRIALVTGAASGIGKAIATRLAAEGACVVIADLDLDKAQAAAAELGGTDVAIGVQANVTDGAAIQRAIDDAVLAFGGLDLVVNNAGLSLSKPLLETTEADWDLQHDVMAKGSFLVSKAAARVLIDQGLGGDIIYISSKNSVFAGPNNIAYSATKADQAHQVRLLAVELGEYGIKVNGINPDGVVRGSGIFASGWGANRAKTYGIEEEDLGKFYAQRTILKREVLPEHVANAVIVLTGPELSHTTGLHIPVDAGVAAAFLR; this is encoded by the coding sequence ATGACGAACCCCACCGCAGCCGACCTCATCGCGCGGTCGAACCGCCTCGGCGCCGACCCCAAGAACACGAACTACGCCGGCGGCAACACGTCGGCCAAGGGCACCGAGACCGACCCGGTCACGGGCGAGCCCGTCGAGCTCATGTGGGTCAAGGGCTCGGGCGGCGACCTCGGCACGCTCACCGAGCCGGGACTCGCGGTGCTGCGGCTCGACCGGCTGCGCGCGCTCGTCGACGTGTACCCGGGCCTCGAGCGCGAAGACGAGATGGTCGCCGCGTTCGACTACACCCTGCACGGCAAGGGCGGTGCGGCGCCCTCGATCGACACGGCCATGCACGGCCTCGTCGACGCGGCGCACGTCGACCACCTGCACCCCGACTCCGGCATCGCGATCGCGACCGCGGCCGACGGCGAGGAGCTGACCCGCAAGATCTTCTGCGACACGGTGGTGTGGGTGCCGTGGCGCCGCCCCGGATTCCAGCTGGGGCTCGACATCGCCGCGATCAAGGCCGCGAACCCGCAGGCCATCGGCTGCATCCTCGGCGGGCACGGCATCACCGCGTGGGGCGACACCTCGGACGAGGCCGAGGCGAACTCGCTGCGCATCATCGACACGGCCGCCGCGTACATCGCCGAGCACGGAGCGGCCGAGCCGTTCGGACCCGTGGTCGACGGCTTCGAGCCGCTCGAGCCCGGCGAGCGCCGGGCGAAGGCGGCGGCCCTCGCCGCGACGATCCGCGGGATCGCCTCGCACGACCGGCCCATGGTCGGTCACTTCACCGACGCTCCCGAGGTGCTCGACTTCCTCTCCCGCGCGAAGTCGGGCGAGCTCGCAGCCCTCGGTACGAGCTGCCCCGACCACTTCCTGCGCACCAAGGTCAAGCCCATGCTGCTCGACCTGCCCGCCTCGGCGTCGATCGAGGAGTCCGTGGCCCGCCTGGCCGAGCTGCACGAGGCCTACCGCGCCGACTACCGCGCCTACTACGACGCGCACGCGACGCCCGAGAGCCCCGCGATCCGCGGCGCCGACCCGCTCATCGTGCTCGTGCCGGGCGTCGGCATGTTCAGCTACGGCGCGAACAAGCAGACCGCGCGCGTCGCCGGCGAGTTCTACGTCAACGCGATCAACGTCATGCGCGGCGCCGAGGCGCTCTCGACCTACTCCCCCATCAGCGACGCCGAGAAGTTCGCGATCGAGTACTGGGCGCTCGAGGAGGCCAAGCTGCAGCGCATGCCGAAGCCCAAGCCGCACGCGGGCCGCATCGCGCTCGTGACCGGCGCGGCCTCCGGCATCGGCAAGGCCATCGCGACCCGGCTGGCTGCCGAGGGCGCGTGCGTCGTCATCGCCGATCTCGACCTCGACAAGGCCCAGGCGGCCGCTGCAGAACTCGGCGGCACGGATGTCGCGATCGGCGTGCAGGCGAACGTCACCGACGGTGCCGCGATCCAGCGCGCGATCGACGACGCCGTGCTCGCCTTCGGCGGCCTCGACCTGGTCGTGAACAACGCCGGGCTCAGCCTCTCGAAGCCGCTGCTCGAGACCACCGAGGCCGACTGGGACCTGCAGCACGACGTCATGGCCAAGGGCTCGTTCCTCGTGTCGAAGGCCGCCGCGCGCGTGCTCATCGACCAGGGCCTGGGCGGCGACATCATCTACATCTCCTCGAAGAACTCGGTCTTCGCGGGCCCCAACAACATCGCCTACTCGGCGACGAAGGCCGATCAGGCCCACCAGGTGCGCCTGCTCGCGGTCGAGCTCGGCGAGTACGGCATCAAGGTCAACGGCATCAACCCCGACGGCGTCGTGCGCGGCTCGGGCATCTTCGCTTCGGGATGGGGTGCGAACCGCGCCAAGACCTACGGCATCGAGGAGGAGGACCTCGGCAAGTTCTACGCGCAGCGCACGATCCTCAAGCGCGAGGTGCTGCCCGAGCACGTCGCGAACGCCGTCATCGTGCTCACCGGACCCGAGCTCAGCCACACCACGGGCCTGCACATCCCCGTCGACGCGGGCGTCGCGGCGGCCTTCCTGCGATGA
- the rhaI gene encoding L-rhamnose isomerase, with product MSIFTADQLARLEQQAIELPSWAFGNSGTRFKVFATPGTPRDPYEKIADAAQVHAHTALAPTVALHIPWDKVDSYDDLRRHAEDLGVQLGTINSNTFQDDDYKFGALTHEDAAVRRKAIDHHLECIDIMHATGSRDLKIWLAEGSNYPGQADLRGRQDRLHESLAEIYARLGDEQRLVLEYKFFEPAFYHTDVPDWGTSYAQVAALGDKAMVCLDTGHHAPGTNIEFIVMQLLRLGKLGSFDFNSRFYADDDLIVGAADPFQLFRIIYEVIRGGGLNNPDVAFMLDQCHNVEDKVPGQIRSVLNVQEMTARALLVDGEALVAAQRSGDVLEANRIFMDAFYTDVRPALAEWRESRGLPADPMRAFAASGYLAKIAADRVGGVQAGWGA from the coding sequence GTGAGCATCTTCACCGCAGACCAGCTCGCCCGGCTCGAGCAGCAGGCCATCGAACTCCCCAGCTGGGCGTTCGGCAACTCGGGCACCCGCTTCAAGGTGTTCGCCACGCCCGGCACGCCGCGCGATCCCTACGAGAAGATCGCGGATGCCGCGCAGGTGCACGCGCACACCGCGCTCGCGCCGACCGTCGCCCTGCACATCCCGTGGGACAAGGTCGACTCGTACGACGACCTGCGCCGCCACGCCGAAGACCTGGGCGTGCAGCTCGGCACCATCAACTCGAACACCTTCCAGGACGACGACTACAAGTTCGGCGCCCTCACCCACGAGGACGCGGCGGTGCGCCGCAAGGCGATCGACCACCACCTCGAGTGCATCGACATCATGCACGCCACCGGCTCGCGCGACCTCAAGATCTGGCTCGCCGAGGGTTCGAACTATCCCGGCCAGGCCGACCTGCGCGGCCGCCAGGACCGCCTGCACGAGTCGCTCGCCGAGATCTACGCGCGCCTCGGCGACGAGCAGCGCCTCGTGCTCGAGTACAAGTTCTTCGAGCCCGCGTTCTACCACACCGACGTTCCCGACTGGGGCACGAGCTACGCCCAGGTGGCCGCGCTCGGCGACAAGGCCATGGTCTGCCTCGACACGGGCCACCACGCGCCCGGCACGAACATCGAGTTCATCGTCATGCAGCTGCTGCGGCTCGGCAAGCTCGGCTCGTTCGACTTCAACTCGCGCTTCTATGCCGACGACGACCTCATCGTGGGCGCGGCCGACCCGTTCCAGCTGTTCCGCATCATCTACGAGGTGATCCGCGGCGGCGGCCTGAACAACCCGGATGTCGCGTTCATGCTCGACCAGTGCCACAACGTCGAGGACAAGGTGCCCGGCCAGATCCGGTCGGTGCTCAACGTGCAGGAGATGACGGCTCGCGCCCTGCTCGTCGACGGCGAGGCGCTGGTCGCCGCGCAGCGCTCCGGCGACGTGCTCGAGGCCAACCGCATCTTCATGGACGCCTTCTACACCGACGTGCGCCCCGCCCTCGCCGAATGGCGCGAGTCGCGCGGGCTGCCCGCCGACCCGATGCGCGCGTTCGCGGCATCCGGATACCTCGCGAAGATCGCCGCCGACCGCGTCGGCGGCGTGCAGGCCGGATGGGGTGCGTGA
- a CDS encoding L-rhamnose mutarotase → MSHDAAAPPLTRVCFQLQVKPERMAEYRERHAAVWPDMLRALKRTGWNNYSLFLRDDGLLIGYVETPSIHDAQAAMAETEVNARWQAEMGEFFVDLDVPPDEGFVRLTEVFHLEDQLAALDAAPAASVTQTTTDHAASVAPTAESSNS, encoded by the coding sequence ATGAGCCATGACGCAGCGGCCCCACCGCTCACCCGGGTGTGCTTCCAGCTGCAGGTCAAGCCAGAGCGCATGGCCGAGTACCGCGAACGCCATGCGGCCGTGTGGCCGGACATGCTCCGCGCGCTCAAGCGCACCGGATGGAACAACTACTCGCTCTTCCTCCGCGACGACGGCCTGCTCATCGGGTACGTCGAGACCCCGTCGATCCACGACGCGCAGGCCGCCATGGCCGAGACCGAGGTGAACGCCCGCTGGCAGGCCGAGATGGGCGAGTTCTTCGTCGACCTCGACGTGCCGCCCGACGAGGGCTTCGTGCGCCTCACCGAGGTGTTCCACCTCGAAGACCAGCTTGCGGCGCTCGACGCCGCGCCCGCGGCATCCGTCACGCAGACCACCACCGACCACGCGGCATCCGTCGCCCCCACCGCAGAAAGCAGCAACTCGTGA
- a CDS encoding putative quinol monooxygenase, which yields MTAVSVVAVLQAKPGLGPQVVESFREVSPLVHAEPGCELYAAHLERDGDTVVMVERWTTRADLDAHASGAPLERLNELNAGLLVKPYDVWFLDAVPLGDPIRGVVG from the coding sequence ATGACTGCCGTGAGCGTCGTCGCCGTGCTGCAGGCGAAGCCCGGCCTCGGGCCGCAGGTGGTCGAGTCGTTCAGGGAGGTCTCGCCGCTCGTGCATGCCGAGCCGGGGTGCGAGCTCTACGCGGCGCACCTCGAACGCGACGGCGACACGGTCGTGATGGTCGAACGCTGGACGACGCGGGCCGACCTCGATGCGCACGCGAGCGGGGCACCCCTCGAGCGACTGAACGAGCTCAACGCAGGCCTGCTCGTGAAGCCCTACGACGTGTGGTTCCTCGACGCGGTGCCGCTCGGCGACCCCATCAGAGGGGTCGTGGGCTGA
- a CDS encoding L-fucose/L-arabinose isomerase family protein, with product MTEHHQPDVSALLPPKVRRKPRIGLVAGGLGTYWPQFPDLLPQLEESARYVSSRFREMDAEVTDVGFISDAPEGVIAAERLRQADCDLIVLFLTTYLTSSMVLPIAQRSNTPVLVIDLQPTEKMDHANFDTGAWLAYCGQCPVPEVGNVFRRAGIPFRSVSGWLRQESAWARIEQWINAAHVRAALRHARHGLMGHLYPGMLDVSTDLTLLPTTFGSHVEVLEFDDLRVRVEEVTDEQTRERMALARQVFTLDGSVKDEDFEWGARVSVGLDRLVEDFDLDSLAYYHRGLAGEQHERLGAGMILGASLLTGRGIPTTGEYELRTTVAQLATQVVGAGGSFCEIQALNFEDDVVEMGHDGPAHLAVSSRDPLLRGLGVYHGKRGWGVSVEFDVQAGPVTLLGLGQDRDGSLSFVASQGTVVPGPLLAIGNTTSRVDFGRDPGEWVDEWSATGIGHHWSLSIGHRAGDYRAAASLLGIDFRQV from the coding sequence ATGACCGAACACCACCAGCCAGACGTGAGCGCACTGCTGCCGCCGAAGGTGCGCCGGAAGCCCCGCATCGGCCTCGTCGCCGGCGGCCTCGGCACCTACTGGCCGCAGTTCCCCGACCTGCTCCCCCAGTTGGAGGAGTCGGCCCGCTACGTCTCGTCGCGGTTCCGCGAGATGGATGCCGAGGTCACGGACGTCGGCTTCATCTCGGATGCGCCCGAGGGCGTGATCGCGGCCGAGCGGCTGCGCCAGGCGGACTGCGACCTCATCGTGCTCTTCCTCACCACGTACCTGACCTCGTCGATGGTGCTCCCGATCGCGCAGCGCTCGAATACCCCGGTGCTCGTGATCGACCTGCAACCGACCGAGAAGATGGACCACGCGAACTTCGACACCGGGGCGTGGCTCGCGTACTGCGGCCAGTGCCCGGTGCCCGAGGTCGGCAACGTGTTCCGCCGCGCCGGCATCCCGTTCCGCTCGGTCTCGGGGTGGCTGCGCCAGGAGTCGGCGTGGGCGCGCATCGAGCAGTGGATCAACGCCGCCCACGTGCGAGCCGCGCTGCGCCACGCGCGCCACGGGCTCATGGGCCACCTCTACCCGGGCATGCTCGACGTGTCGACCGACCTCACGCTGCTGCCGACCACGTTCGGCTCGCACGTGGAGGTGCTCGAGTTCGACGACCTGCGGGTGCGGGTCGAGGAGGTCACCGACGAGCAGACGCGCGAGCGCATGGCGCTCGCGCGGCAGGTGTTCACGCTCGACGGCTCGGTGAAGGACGAGGACTTCGAGTGGGGCGCGCGCGTCTCGGTGGGCCTCGATCGACTGGTCGAGGACTTCGACCTCGACTCGCTGGCCTACTACCACCGCGGCCTGGCCGGCGAGCAGCACGAACGCCTCGGCGCGGGCATGATCCTCGGCGCCTCGCTGCTGACGGGCCGCGGCATCCCGACCACGGGCGAGTACGAGCTCCGCACGACCGTCGCGCAGCTGGCGACGCAGGTCGTCGGCGCCGGCGGCTCGTTCTGCGAGATCCAGGCGCTCAACTTCGAGGACGACGTCGTCGAGATGGGCCATGACGGCCCGGCCCACCTCGCGGTCTCGAGCCGGGATCCGCTGCTGCGCGGCCTCGGCGTCTACCACGGCAAGCGCGGCTGGGGCGTCTCGGTCGAGTTCGACGTGCAGGCCGGACCGGTGACGCTGCTCGGCCTCGGGCAGGACCGCGACGGCTCGCTCTCGTTCGTGGCCTCGCAGGGCACCGTCGTGCCCGGGCCGCTGCTCGCGATCGGCAACACGACGAGCCGGGTCGACTTCGGGCGCGACCCCGGCGAATGGGTCGACGAGTGGTCGGCGACGGGCATCGGCCATCACTGGTCCCTCTCGATCGGGCATCGGGCCGGGGACTACCGCGCCGCGGCATCGCTGCTCGGCATCGACTTCAGGCAGGTGTGA
- the rhaS gene encoding rhamnose ABC transporter substrate-binding protein: MELFRNRGTGTRARRIASLAATAAVVALIATGCAAGDSGSGSDGGSGADGEQTITFIPKQLNNPYTDVVLGGGEEGATAAGFASSQVVGPLDASASSQVSFINAETQAGTNVIVIAANDPDAVCSALDEARSGGAKIVAFDSDTNPDCRDVFISQVVAKDVALIQTKLISEQIGGKGQIAILSATANATNQNEWIKYMEEDLAANYPDIELVAKVYGDDDDTKSFQEAQGLMQAYPDLKGIISPTTVGIAATARYLSTSEYKGKVALTGLGLPNEMRPFVKDGTVTEFALWDPAQLGYVAAFAGKALADGTITGAVGDKFDAGDLGEKEVIDGGIVIVGPPTVFNKDNIDDYDF; encoded by the coding sequence ATGGAGTTGTTCCGCAACCGCGGCACGGGCACCCGTGCTCGCCGCATCGCCTCGCTCGCCGCAACCGCGGCGGTCGTCGCACTCATCGCCACGGGTTGCGCCGCGGGCGATTCGGGGTCGGGCTCCGACGGCGGCTCCGGCGCCGACGGCGAGCAGACGATCACGTTCATCCCCAAGCAGCTCAACAACCCGTACACCGACGTCGTGCTCGGCGGCGGCGAGGAGGGCGCGACCGCAGCCGGCTTCGCGTCGAGCCAGGTCGTCGGCCCGCTCGACGCGAGCGCCTCGAGCCAGGTCTCGTTCATCAACGCCGAGACCCAGGCGGGCACGAACGTCATCGTGATCGCCGCGAACGACCCCGATGCGGTCTGCTCCGCACTCGACGAGGCACGCAGCGGCGGCGCGAAGATCGTGGCGTTCGACTCGGACACCAACCCCGACTGCCGCGACGTGTTCATCAGCCAGGTCGTCGCGAAGGACGTCGCACTGATCCAGACGAAGCTCATCTCGGAGCAGATCGGCGGCAAGGGCCAGATCGCGATCCTCTCGGCGACCGCCAACGCCACGAACCAGAACGAGTGGATCAAGTACATGGAGGAGGACCTCGCGGCCAACTACCCCGACATCGAACTGGTCGCGAAGGTCTACGGCGACGACGACGACACCAAGTCGTTCCAGGAGGCGCAGGGCCTGATGCAGGCCTACCCCGACCTCAAGGGCATCATCTCGCCCACGACCGTCGGCATCGCGGCGACCGCGCGCTACCTCTCGACCTCGGAGTACAAGGGCAAGGTCGCGCTGACCGGCCTCGGCCTTCCGAACGAGATGCGCCCGTTCGTCAAGGACGGCACGGTCACCGAGTTCGCGCTGTGGGACCCGGCCCAGCTCGGCTACGTCGCGGCGTTCGCCGGCAAGGCGCTCGCCGACGGCACGATCACCGGCGCGGTCGGCGACAAGTTCGACGCGGGCGACCTCGGTGAGAAGGAGGTCATCGACGGCGGCATCGTGATCGTCGGCCCGCCGACGGTCTTCAACAAGGACAACATCGACGACTACGACTTCTAG
- a CDS encoding ABC transporter permease codes for MSETDTRESTATSVISADTTKTLRDEPRGRTGWSRILLGRDAIMIYALLATIVVAMVSIPRFASPVTTGFLLLDVIPVLLIAMPMTLIIITGEIDLSVASIAGLTSALIGVLWQAGLDIGLVLFLGIVIGIVAGAFNGFLVAVVGLPSLAVTIGTLALFRGLALVVIGDNAVANFPPELTSFFTSKLGATGIPTVMIGVVLVVLAFGVVLHFTPFGRGLYALGFSPEAARFVGIDVARSKFWLYVASGGVSALAGVYWTLRYSSARSDNASGLELAVIAAVLLGGVSIFGGKGSIPGVVAGVLLIGTINYALRLGRVSDVVLIIVTGTLLIASVVTPSIVDAVKRRRHDQRLRRSLPQA; via the coding sequence ATGTCTGAGACCGACACCAGGGAATCGACCGCGACCTCGGTCATCAGCGCCGACACCACGAAGACCCTGCGCGACGAGCCGCGCGGGCGCACCGGGTGGAGCCGGATCCTGCTCGGGCGCGACGCCATCATGATCTACGCGCTCCTCGCGACGATCGTCGTGGCCATGGTCTCGATCCCGAGGTTCGCCTCCCCCGTGACGACCGGGTTCCTGCTGCTCGACGTGATCCCGGTGCTGCTCATCGCGATGCCGATGACGCTCATCATCATCACGGGTGAGATCGACCTCTCGGTCGCCTCGATCGCCGGGCTCACGAGCGCCCTCATCGGCGTGCTCTGGCAGGCCGGTCTCGACATCGGCCTCGTGCTGTTCCTCGGCATCGTGATCGGCATCGTCGCCGGCGCCTTCAACGGCTTCCTCGTCGCGGTCGTCGGGCTGCCCTCCCTCGCGGTGACGATCGGCACGCTCGCGCTGTTCCGCGGGCTCGCGCTGGTCGTCATCGGCGACAACGCCGTGGCGAACTTCCCGCCCGAGCTCACGTCGTTCTTCACGTCGAAGCTCGGCGCCACCGGCATCCCGACCGTCATGATCGGCGTGGTGCTCGTCGTGCTCGCGTTCGGGGTCGTGCTGCACTTCACGCCGTTCGGGCGTGGGCTCTACGCGCTCGGCTTCAGCCCCGAGGCGGCCCGGTTCGTCGGCATCGACGTGGCGCGCTCGAAGTTCTGGCTCTACGTGGCATCCGGCGGCGTCTCCGCCCTCGCGGGCGTCTACTGGACGCTGCGCTACTCGAGCGCCCGTTCCGACAATGCCAGCGGCCTCGAACTCGCGGTGATCGCGGCGGTGCTCCTCGGCGGCGTCTCGATCTTCGGCGGCAAGGGCTCGATCCCCGGCGTCGTGGCCGGCGTGCTGCTCATCGGCACGATCAACTACGCATTGCGCCTCGGCCGCGTCTCCGACGTGGTGCTCATCATCGTGACCGGCACGCTGCTGATCGCCTCGGTCGTCACCCCGAGCATCGTCGACGCCGTCAAGCGCCGACGACACGACCAGCGCCTCAGGCGCTCGCTTCCTCAGGCCTAG
- a CDS encoding ABC transporter permease produces MTQTAPPSPSPQPAAPPTAARKQSRFANLMRLRELPVAFALVVLVVVTYAANPLFLSPQGTKDLLLNSTIMIILAVGQAIVIITRNVDLSVGSILGLVAFGTGTLFANVPGIPIPVVFVIGLLFGTVLGAVNGLLVTLAKVPALVITLGTLYIYRGLNNAWAGGTQYFADDRPDAFGALSVDTFLGFPVITLLALVVVVIVAIVMAATRGGRDLYAIGSDPDAAKLFGIPVGRRVFTAFAVNGLLAGLAGVLYASRFNSVGATTGTGLELDVVAAAVVGGVAIFGGSGSVVGAAIGAVLLTTITSALTALRVDKFWQQAIVGVLILAAIIIDRVASLRTARRLRMSEARDV; encoded by the coding sequence ATGACCCAGACCGCACCCCCCAGCCCGTCGCCGCAGCCGGCGGCACCGCCGACCGCGGCGAGGAAGCAGAGCCGGTTCGCGAACCTGATGCGACTGCGCGAACTGCCCGTCGCCTTCGCCCTGGTCGTGCTCGTCGTCGTCACGTACGCCGCGAACCCGCTGTTCCTGTCGCCCCAGGGCACCAAGGACCTGCTGCTGAACTCGACGATCATGATCATCCTGGCCGTCGGCCAGGCGATCGTGATCATCACGCGCAACGTCGACCTCTCGGTCGGTTCGATCCTCGGCCTCGTGGCCTTCGGCACCGGAACGCTGTTCGCCAACGTGCCCGGCATCCCGATCCCGGTGGTCTTCGTGATCGGCCTGCTCTTCGGCACGGTGCTCGGTGCGGTCAACGGCCTGCTGGTCACCCTCGCGAAGGTGCCGGCCCTGGTGATCACGCTCGGCACCCTCTACATCTACCGCGGGCTGAACAACGCGTGGGCCGGAGGCACCCAGTACTTCGCCGACGACCGGCCCGACGCGTTCGGTGCGCTCTCGGTCGACACGTTCCTCGGGTTCCCGGTCATCACGCTCCTCGCCCTCGTCGTGGTCGTCATCGTGGCGATCGTGATGGCGGCCACCCGCGGCGGCCGCGACCTCTACGCGATCGGCTCCGACCCCGATGCGGCGAAGCTGTTCGGCATCCCGGTCGGACGACGGGTCTTCACCGCCTTCGCCGTGAACGGGCTGCTGGCCGGGCTCGCGGGCGTGCTCTACGCGTCGCGGTTCAACTCGGTCGGCGCGACCACCGGCACCGGCCTCGAGCTCGACGTCGTCGCCGCCGCCGTCGTCGGCGGGGTCGCGATCTTCGGCGGCAGCGGCTCGGTCGTCGGCGCCGCGATCGGCGCGGTCCTGCTGACGACCATCACGAGTGCGCTGACGGCCCTGCGGGTCGACAAGTTCTGGCAGCAGGCGATCGTGGGCGTGCTCATCCTCGCCGCGATCATCATCGACCGCGTCGCGAGCCTCCGCACGGCCCGCCGACTCCGAATGAGCGAGGCACGTGATGTCTGA